The Argiope bruennichi chromosome 9, qqArgBrue1.1, whole genome shotgun sequence genome contains a region encoding:
- the LOC129984909 gene encoding uncharacterized protein LOC129984909, giving the protein MVALKIQTSLYPISIISAYSSPAQDVSTALQEIQEIITSLPEEKIIIGADLNGHSTLWGYKSNDNRGNEVLDFNLANNLYILNKSDAPPTFQRNNSIGWPDLTLCSQSIIDSSINWEVLEDISLSDHRYIQTTIASTIANHFYKRYKTRHGNHPRFHNILGKDIYYLENKIATARNSRDLNDATIILQNSIINACNKTFKIKKQLLLTKPNWWIEKLEMHKKKVRALRKRAQRAPEIEKHCRYQIFKKVKTEYKKHIKQAKTTGWRNFCSAASNPYGKHYKAAFWKLVSPSQIPYLIKSDPKGSLKEVAQTILDQIFPTSAISTNYNLNTSTQPLDPPFSLQEISMIIDNLPSGKAPGIDGIDNLLLKIIYKRFQISSQLSLKSA; this is encoded by the coding sequence ATGGtagctttaaaaattcaaacatcgtTATATCCCATCTCAATAATTTCTGCCTACTCCTCACCAGCACAAGATGTCAGCACAGCTCTCCAAGAAATCCAAGAGATCATTACCAGCCTGCCGGAGGAAAAGATCATCATCGGCGCTGATCTCAATGGACACAGCACCCTTTGGGGGTATAAATCCAATGACAACAGAGGTAATGAAGTATTGGATTTTAActtagcaaataatttatacatcttaAATAAATCAGATGCCCCACCAACTTTCCAAAGAAATAACAGCATTGGCTGGCCAGATCTGACCTTATGTTCCCAATCAATTATAGACTCTTCCATTAACTGGGAAGTTCTGGAGGATATTTCCTTAAGTGACCATAGATATATACAAACAACAATAGCATCCACTATAGCTAACCATTTCTACAAAAGATACAAGACACGCCATGGGAATCATCCTAGATTTCACAATATACTtggtaaagatatttattatctagaaaataaaatagcaacagcAAGAAATTCCAGAGATCTAAATGACGCTACAATAATTCTTCAAAACTCTATTATTAATGCCTGCAACAAAACCTTCAAGATTAAAAAACAGCTTTTGTTAACGAAACCAAACTGGTGGATAGAGAAATTagaaatgcataaaaagaaaGTTAGAGCATTAAGAAAGAGAGCACAAAGGGCACCAGAAATTGAAAAGCATTGTAGATACCAGATCTTCAAGAAAGTGAAAACTGagtacaaaaaacatattaaacaagCAAAAACTACGGGCTGGAGAAACTTCTGCAGTGCAGCCTCCAACCCATATGGAAAGCATTACAAAGCCGCTTTCTGGAAATTAGTTTCCCCATCACAAATCCCATACCTGATAAAGAGTGATCCAAAAGGAAGTTTGAAAGAAGTAGCGCAAACCATCTTGGATCAGATTTTCCCAACTTCTGCTATTTcaactaattataatttaaatacttcaaCGCAGCCACTTGACCCTCCATTTTCTCTCcaagaaatttcaatgataataGACAACCTTCCGTCAGGTAAAGCTCCCGGTATTGATGGAATTGACAACctccttcttaaaattatttacaaacgCTTTCAAATATCTTCCCAACTCTCTTTAAAAAGTGCCTAG